A stretch of DNA from Streptomyces rubradiris:
ACGTCGAAGCGCTCCTCGGCGGCGACGACGACCTCGACCATGGACAGCGAGTCGACGTCCAGGTCGTCGGTGAAGGACTTGTCCAGCTTGACGTCCTCGACCGGAATCCCGGCGATCTCGTTCACGATCTCGGCGAGACCGGCGACGATCTCTTCCTGAGTGGCGGCCATGTCAGGCGCTCCTTCTTGATATTCCAGACGGTTAATGGCATTTGCATCCGAACCGGACCGGGTGATCCGGCACGGAGTGTCTAGGGGAGGGTAACGACCGTGGCGGCGTAGACGAGACCCGCCCCGAATCCGATGACGAGCGCGGTGTCGCCGCTCTTCGCCTCCCCGGTGGCCAGGAGCCGCTCCATCGCGAGCGGGATCGAGGCGGCCGAGGTGTTGCCGGTGGTGCGGATGTCACGGGCGACCGTGACGTGCTCCGGCAGCTTCAGTGTCTTCACCATCGAGTCGATGATCCGCACATTGGCCTGGTGCGGGATGAAGACGTCCAGGTCGTCCGCGGTGATTCCGGCCGCGTCCAGCGCCTGCTGGGCGACCTTCGCCATCTCGAACACGGCCCAGCGGAACACCGCCTGGCCCTCCTGCGTGATCGCAGGGAACTTGATGTTGCCCTCGCTGTCGACGGGCAGCTGGGTGAGGTCGCCGACCCGGAACCGGTCCCAGGGGACGGTCTGCTTGATCGTGTCGGCCTTGTCGCCCTCGGAACCCCACACGGTCGGGCCGATGGCCGGCTCCTGCGAGGGGCCCACGACGACCGCGCCGGCGCCGTCACCGAACAGGAAGGCGGTGGCCCGGTCCTCCAGGTCGGTGAGGTCGCTCAGCCGCTCCACGCCGATCACCAGCACGTACTCGGCGGAACCTTCCACCACCATGCCCTTGGCCAGGGTGAGGCCGTAGCCGAAGCCCGCGCAGCCGGCCGAGATGTCGAAGGCGGCGGCCTTGGCGGTGCCGAGCTGGTCGGCGATCTCGGTGGCGATGGCCGGGGTCTGGCTGAAGTGCGAGACGGTCGAGACGACCACCGCGCCGATCCGCTCGGCGTCGATGCCGGCGTCCGCGATCGCCTTGCCGGAGGCCTCGATGGCCATCGCGGCCACGGTCTCCTCGGGACCGGCCCAGTGCCGGGTCTCGATGCCGGAGCGGGAGCGGATCCACTCGTCGGACGAGTCGATCTTCTCCAGGATCACCTCGTTCGGCACCACCCGGGTCGGCCGGTAGCCGCCGACGCCGAGGATGCGCGCGTACGGGGCGCCCTTGCTGGGCTTGATCTTCGCCATGTACGGCTCTCCTTAGGCGCCGGCGTGCTCTGCGAGCAGAGCCCGGGCCGCTTCCAGGTCGTCGGGGGTCTTCAGGGCCAGCGTCTTGACGCCGGGCAGGGCCCGCTTGGCCAGGCCGGTCAGGGTGCCGCCCGGGCACACCTCGACGAGCGCGGTGACGCCCAGCTCCTTGAAGGTCTCCATGCACAGGTCCCAGCGGACCGGGTTGGCGACCTGGCCGACCAGCCGCTGGAGCACCTCGGCGCCCGAGGCGACGGCCCGGCCGTCCTTGTTGGAGACGTAGGTCACCTTCGGGTCGGCCGGCGACAGCTTGGCCGCGGCCTCCTCCAGGGCCGTCACGGCCGGGGCCATGTGGTGGGTGTGGAAGGCGCCGGCCACCTTCAGCGCGACGACCTTGCGGACGCCCTCGGGCTTGTCCTCGTTCAGCGTGGCCAGCTGCTCCAGCGTGCCCGCGGCGACGATCTGGCCCGCGCCGTTGATGTTCGCCGGGGTCAGGCCCAGCTTCTCCAGGTGCGGCAGGGTCACCTCGGGGTCGCCGCCGAGCAGCGCCGACATGCCGGTCTCGGTGACGGCGGCGGCGTCGGCCATGGCCAGGCCGCGGGTGCGGACCAGGCCGAGGGCGGCCGTGTCGTCCAGGACGCCGGCGAAGGCGGCGGCGGTGATCTCGCCGACGCTGTGGCCCGCGACCGCGCCCGGCGCGATGTCGGAGATGTCACCCAGTGCCGCGGCGGACAGCAGCCCGGCGGCGACCAGCAGCGGCTGCGCCACGGCGGTGTCGCGGATGGCGTCGGCGTCGGCCTGGGTGCCGTAGTGGACGAGGTCCAGTCCGAGGGCGTCCGACCAGGCCGCCACGCGGTCCGCGGCACCGGGCAGGTCGAGCCAGGGGGTCAGGAAGCCGGGCGTCTGGGCGCCCTGGCCGGGAGCGACGAGTACGAGCACTCTCACACTCTCTCTTGGGGTGGGCGGGGGCCGCCCGTGGGGACAGGGACGAAGAACACGTAGGGCTTTTGTGGAGCCTCGACAAAACCTTATGTCTGGGGTTCAGCGTCGGCCAGACGCCCCAGGATGAGCGCGATCCGCAGTGTGAACGCGGATCTTACATCCGAGGGGGACCAGCCGGTGACGTCAGTCACACGTCGGAGCCGGTAGCGGACGGTGTTCGGGTGAACGAAGAGCATTCTCGCCGCGCCTTCGAGACTGCTGGCCTGCTCCAGGTAGACACTCAGCGTTTCCAGCAGCGCCGAGCCGGCCTCCTCCAGCGGTCTGTAGATCTCCTCCACCAGTTGCTCGCGGGCGCTCGGGTCGCCCGCGATGGCGCGCTCCGGCAGCAGATCGTCGGCGAGCACCGGGCGTGGTGCGTCCTGCCAGGCGGTGCACGCCTTCAGCCCGGCGGCGGCGGCCTGCGCGGACCGGGTGGCGGCCAGCAGATCGGGGACGACGGGGCCCGCGACGACCGGTCCGGCGGCGAACGGCCCGATCAGCGAGCGGGCGACGGCCAGCGGGTTGTCGCTGCCGCCCGCGATGACCACCAGCCGGTCGCCGAGCACCCCGGTCAGCACCTGGAGCTTGGCGTGCCGGGCGGCCCGCCGGATGGCCTCCACGGTCAGCTCGCTGTCCCCGTCGGGCGCGGTGCCGAGCACCACGCACACGTGTTCCGGCGAGTTCCAGCCGAGCGCGGCGGCCCGGCTGACGGCCCCCTCGTCGGCCTCCCCGCTCAGCACGGCGTTCACCACCAGCGACTCCAGCCGCGCGTCCCAGGCACCGCGTGCCTCGGCGGCCTGGGCGTAGACCTGGGCGGTGGCGAAGGCGATCTCCCGGGCGTACACCAGCAGCGCCTCGCGCAGCACGCTCTCGTCGCCCGGGGCGGCCACCTCGTCGATGGCGGACTCCATCACCTCGATGGTGGTGCGCACCATCTCCACGGTCTGCCGCAGCGTGATGGCCCGGGTCAGCTCCCGGGGCGCGGTCCCGAAGACGTCGGTGGAGATCGCCTGCGGGGCGTCCGGGCGCCGGAACCACTCGGTGAAGGCGGCGATGCCCGCCTGGGCGACGAGCCCGATCCAGGAACGGTTCTCCGGGGGCATGGCCCGGTACCACGGCAGGGTCTCGTCCATGCGCGCGATGGCCTGCGCGGCGAGACTCCCGGAGGACTTCTCCAGCCGCTTCAGGGTCGCGGCGTGCGGGTGGACGTGACGGGCTGCGGGGTCACCGTGGTGGGATTCGGGTTCGGGCACGGGGACAAGGGTGCCTTATCCGGACGGGAGCCCGCGCCGCCGGGGGGCGGTGACGGGCGGCCCGGCCGGTGGCGGGCGGGGGCGCGCGGCCGACGCCCGGACCGGTGTGGGCGGCCGGGACGGTGCGGCGGGGCGGCCGGGCGGCCCTTCGCCGGGCGGCCGGGCCAGGAACCGGAAGGCGCCCCCGGCCGGTCTCCGTACGGTGCCCCGGACCGGGGCCGCCCGCGGCCCGGTCCGGACCGCGGGGCTACCGTGGGGGCCGTGATGACGGACGTACGGCGCGCCGGTGAGCGCTATCGCGGCGGGGACCCCGGGGCCGGGATCGACACCCGGCACGCCTTCTCCTTCGGGCCGCACTACGACCCCGACAACCTGCGGTTCGGCGCGCTGATCGCCTGCAACGAGGAGCGGCTGGCCCCCGGCGCCGGTTTCGACGAGCACCCGCACAGCCACACCGAGATCGTCACCTGGGTCGTCGAGGGCGAGCTGACCCACCGCGACTCCGGCGGGCACGAGACGCGGGTCGGCCCCGGGGACGTGCAGCACCTGAGCGCGGCGGCGGGCGTGCGGCACGTGGAACGCAACGACGGCCCGGCCCCGCTGACCTTCCTCCAGATGTGGCTGACCCCCCGGGAGCCCGGCGGCACCCCGTCCTACACCCTGGTCCCGGCCGCCGGGGGCCCCGTCAGGTACGAGGTCCCGGCCGCCGGCGCGGTGCTGCACGTCCGGCGGCTGGGGGCCGGGGAGCGGACGGCGGTGCCGGACGCACCGTGGGTGTACGTCCATGTGGTGCGCGGCGCGGTCCGGCTGGCCGGGACCGGGCTGGGCCCCGGCGACGCGGCCCGGATCACCGGCGCCGAGGGGCTCCGGGCGCTGGCGTCGGCCCCGGCGGACCTGCTGCTGTGGGAGATGACGCCGTAGCGGCGGCAGCCCCCGAAGGACGCGGCCTCGTCAGCCGCGCAGTTCCGCGAGGACCGCGTCCGTGAGGGCCGGCCACGCCTCGATCGCCCAGGGGCCGAACGCGCGGTCGGTCAGGGCGACCCCGGCCGCCCCGGCGTCCGGGTCGATCCACAGGAACGTGCCCGACTGCCCGAAGTGCCCGAACGTGCGCGGCGAGGACGAGGCGCCCGTCCAGTGCGGGGACTTGCCGTCGCGGATCTCGAAGCCCAGGCCCCAGTCGTTCGGGTTCTGGTGCCCGTACCCGGGCAGCACGCCCTTGGTCCCCGGGTACTGCACGGTCATCGCCGCCGCCACCGTCCGCGCGTCCAGCAGCCGGGGCGCCTGGACCTCCGCCGCGAACCGCAGCAGGTCCTCGACCGTCGACACCCCGTCCTTCGCCGGCGACCCCTCCAGCGACGTGGCCGTCATGCCCAGCGGCTCCAGCACGGCCTGGCGCAGGTACTCCGCGAACGGGATGTCCGTCGCCTTGGCGATGTGGTCCCCGAGCTGCTCGAACCCGGCGTTGGAGTACAGCCGCCGGTCCCCGGGCGGGGCCGTGACCCGGTGCTCGTCGAAGGCCAGGCCCGAGGTGTGCGCGAGGAGGTGACGGACCGTCGCCCCGG
This window harbors:
- a CDS encoding acyl carrier protein produces the protein MAATQEEIVAGLAEIVNEIAGIPVEDVKLDKSFTDDLDVDSLSMVEVVVAAEERFDVKIPDDDVKNLKTVGDATDYILKHQA
- a CDS encoding ketoacyl-ACP synthase III — its product is MAKIKPSKGAPYARILGVGGYRPTRVVPNEVILEKIDSSDEWIRSRSGIETRHWAGPEETVAAMAIEASGKAIADAGIDAERIGAVVVSTVSHFSQTPAIATEIADQLGTAKAAAFDISAGCAGFGYGLTLAKGMVVEGSAEYVLVIGVERLSDLTDLEDRATAFLFGDGAGAVVVGPSQEPAIGPTVWGSEGDKADTIKQTVPWDRFRVGDLTQLPVDSEGNIKFPAITQEGQAVFRWAVFEMAKVAQQALDAAGITADDLDVFIPHQANVRIIDSMVKTLKLPEHVTVARDIRTTGNTSAASIPLAMERLLATGEAKSGDTALVIGFGAGLVYAATVVTLP
- a CDS encoding ACP S-malonyltransferase, translating into MLVLVAPGQGAQTPGFLTPWLDLPGAADRVAAWSDALGLDLVHYGTQADADAIRDTAVAQPLLVAAGLLSAAALGDISDIAPGAVAGHSVGEITAAAFAGVLDDTAALGLVRTRGLAMADAAAVTETGMSALLGGDPEVTLPHLEKLGLTPANINGAGQIVAAGTLEQLATLNEDKPEGVRKVVALKVAGAFHTHHMAPAVTALEEAAAKLSPADPKVTYVSNKDGRAVASGAEVLQRLVGQVANPVRWDLCMETFKELGVTALVEVCPGGTLTGLAKRALPGVKTLALKTPDDLEAARALLAEHAGA
- the fasR gene encoding fatty acid biosynthesis transcriptional regulator FasR, which translates into the protein MPEPESHHGDPAARHVHPHAATLKRLEKSSGSLAAQAIARMDETLPWYRAMPPENRSWIGLVAQAGIAAFTEWFRRPDAPQAISTDVFGTAPRELTRAITLRQTVEMVRTTIEVMESAIDEVAAPGDESVLREALLVYAREIAFATAQVYAQAAEARGAWDARLESLVVNAVLSGEADEGAVSRAAALGWNSPEHVCVVLGTAPDGDSELTVEAIRRAARHAKLQVLTGVLGDRLVVIAGGSDNPLAVARSLIGPFAAGPVVAGPVVPDLLAATRSAQAAAAGLKACTAWQDAPRPVLADDLLPERAIAGDPSAREQLVEEIYRPLEEAGSALLETLSVYLEQASSLEGAARMLFVHPNTVRYRLRRVTDVTGWSPSDVRSAFTLRIALILGRLADAEPQT
- a CDS encoding pirin family protein → MTDVRRAGERYRGGDPGAGIDTRHAFSFGPHYDPDNLRFGALIACNEERLAPGAGFDEHPHSHTEIVTWVVEGELTHRDSGGHETRVGPGDVQHLSAAAGVRHVERNDGPAPLTFLQMWLTPREPGGTPSYTLVPAAGGPVRYEVPAAGAVLHVRRLGAGERTAVPDAPWVYVHVVRGAVRLAGTGLGPGDAARITGAEGLRALASAPADLLLWEMTP
- a CDS encoding serine hydrolase domain-containing protein, with amino-acid sequence MSLQSLALIENWPVPTAAAGVVRADGTVLGTHGPVGHRFPLASVTKPLAAYAALVAYEEGAIELDEPAGPPGATVRHLLAHTSGLAFDEHRVTAPPGDRRLYSNAGFEQLGDHIAKATDIPFAEYLRQAVLEPLGMTATSLEGSPAKDGVSTVEDLLRFAAEVQAPRLLDARTVAAAMTVQYPGTKGVLPGYGHQNPNDWGLGFEIRDGKSPHWTGASSSPRTFGHFGQSGTFLWIDPDAGAAGVALTDRAFGPWAIEAWPALTDAVLAELRG